One genomic window of Cannabis sativa cultivar Pink pepper isolate KNU-18-1 chromosome 2, ASM2916894v1, whole genome shotgun sequence includes the following:
- the LOC133034351 gene encoding uncharacterized protein LOC133034351 yields MQRRSGRLNRELELGVGGGEEHPPPLQNWEQLFAAMQETIRQQGEQIRDLREQQARPAPILAPQVVPPNMGDRMEPIYERFRKQNPPVFEGGPDPLKAEQWMTMIASIFDFMRVEDNDRVRCAIYMLRDDARIWWEIVSQGHNLNTMTWDVFRALFYEKYYNESIRAAQAEEFARLVQGSMTVTEYATKFDRLAKFASDEVASDAARKAKFIRGLEEYIARDVIMAAKQSGVVKTYPQIVDLALTAEGAESLIRKKSTQRKDAWKTSSGIGVSKSFSPNDRKRKPDGPPVVGPNKKFQNNQGFRRGKNEVWQPYPECPKCKRHHLGECRSRVCYQCGVVGHFKNSCPQLQKPEAKKESPMVPARVFALTQADAEVGPSTVTGEISIGGIMFTILIDSGATHSYISSRIIEKLSRPCDVMSGGFGTLLPTGEVVISRRWVRSLPVLVEGRELSVDLIELDLEDFDAILGMDWLTKYNATIDCKRKMVTFKPEGEIPFVFMGKVQGSRIPLISALRTRELLREGCMGYLASVLDTTKDTPEGPEKVRVVCEFLDVFPEELPGLPPKRKIDFEIELVPGAEPVSKAPYRMAPTELKELKVQLQNLLDLRFTRPSTSPWGAPVLFVKKKDGSLRMCIDYRELNKLTIKNKYPLPRIDDLFDQLQGKTIFSKIDLRSSYHQLRIREEDIPKTAFRTRYGHYEFLVMSFGLTNAPAAFMDLMNRVFKDFLDNFVIVFIDDILVYSESKEAHEQHLRMVLQRLREHKLYAKFKKCEFWLSKVSFLGHVVSKDGILVDPVKIEAVRDWPQPKTTTEVRSFLGLAGYYRRFV; encoded by the coding sequence ATGCAGCGGCGATCTGGCCGTTTAAACCGCGAGCTGGAACTCGGGGTAGGTGGTGGGGAAGAGCATCCTCCACCCCTTCAGAACTGGGAACAACTGTTTGCTGCCATGCAAGAGACAATTAGGCAGCAGGGGGAGCAGATTCGAGACCTGAGAGAGCAACAGGCTCGTCCTGCACCTATACTGGCACCTCAGGTAGTGCCACCGAATATGGGGGATCGTATGGAACCAATTTATGAGCGGTTCAGGAAACAAAACCCACCTGTGTTTGAGGGTGGCCCAGACCCACTGAAAGCAGAACAGTGGATGACTATGATTGCTTCTATCTTTGATTTCATGCGGGTagaagataatgaccgggtaCGATGTGCTATTTATATgttacgagatgatgcccggaTATGGTGGGAGATTGTTTCCCAAGGTCATAATCTGAATACTATGACCTGGGATGTATTCAGGGCACTATTTTATGAGAAATATTATAATGAATCTATTCGTGCCGCTCAAGCTGAAGAGTTCGCACGTTTAGTTCAGGGTAGCATGACTGTGACTGAATATGCTACCAAGTTTGACAGACTAGCCAAGTTTGCTTCTGATGAAGTGGCCAGTGATGCTGCAAGAAAAGCTAAGTTCATCAGAGGTCTTGAAGAGTATATTGCTAGAGATGTGATTATGGCAGCCAAACAATCAGGGGTCGTGAAGACTTATCCTCAGATTGTGGACTTAGCTCTCACTGCTGAGGGGGCTGAAAGCCTGATTCGTAAAAAGAGTACTCAGAGGAAGGACGCGTGGAAGACCTCATCTGGTATTGGAGTGAGTAAAAGCTTTAGCCCCAATGACCGAAAAAGGAAACCAGATGGACCACCGGTTGTGGGTCCAAACAAAAAGTTTCAAAATAACCAGGGCTTTCGTCGGGGCAAAAATGAGGTTTGGCAGCCTTACCCTGAATGCCCAAAATGTAAGAGACATCACTTGGGTGAATGCCGGTCTAGAGTTTGTTACCAATGTGGAGTAGTAGGCCATTTCAAGAACAGCTGTCCACAGCTACAGAAGCCTGAGGCTAAGAAAGAGAGTCCTATGGTTCCTGCTCGGGTGTTTGCTTTGACCCAAGCAGATGCTGAAGTTGGCCCTTCGACTGTTACAGGTGAGATATCTATTGGTGGTATTATGTTTactattttgattgattctggtgcTACACATTCATATATTTCTAGTAGAATCATTGAGAAATTGAGTAGGCCATGTGATGTCATGTCTGGTGGATTTGGTACCTTGTTACCTACTGGAGAAGTGGTAATCTCCAGGAGGTGGGTAAGGTCTCTCCCAGTGTTAGTAGAAGGGAGAGAATTGTCAGTGGATCTGATTGAATTAGACTTAGAAGATTTTGAtgcaatcctgggaatggattggTTGACTAAGTACAATGCTACTATAGATTGTAAGAGAAAGATGGTGACTTTTAAACCAGAGGGTGAGATCCCATTTGTTTTTATGGGAAAGGtgcaaggatctcggattccaTTGATATCGGCACTTAGGACCAGGGAATTATTACGAGAAGGATGTATGGGATACCTGGCTAGTGTGTTGGATACCACAAAAGATACACCTGAGGGACCGGAAAAGGTTAGAGTAGTATGTGAATTTCTGGATGTATTTCCGGAAGAGTTACCAGGATTACCACCAAAGAGAAAGATTGACTTTGAAATTGAATTAGTACCTGGAGCTGAACCAGTTTCtaaggctccatatagaatggcaccGACAGAATTGAAAGAATTGAAAGTCCAATTACAGAACCTACTTGATCTACGATTCACGAGGCCGAGTACCTctccttggggtgcaccagttttgtttgtcAAGAAAAAGGATGGGTCGTTACGTATGTGCATTGATTATCGTGAATTGAACAAGTTGACAATAAAGAACAAATATCCTTTGCCAAGGAtagatgatttgtttgatcagttACAGGGAAAGACCATCTTCTCCAAGATTGACCTTCGATCTAGTTATCACCAGTTGAGGATTCGGGAAGAGGATATTCCCAAAACTGCTTTTCGTACTCGATATGGGCACTACGAGTTTTTAGTGATGTCCTTTGGTTTGACTAATGCAccagcagcatttatggacttaatgaATCGGGTATTTAAGGACTTCCTTGATAActttgtgattgtgtttattgatgacattCTAGTCTATTCTGAATCGAAAGAAGCTCATGAACAACACCTTCGTATGGTATTACAGCGTCTccgagaacacaagctttatgcaaaGTTCAAGAAGTGCGAATTTTGGTTGTCCAAAGTGAGTTTCTTAGGACATGTGGTAAGTAAGGATGGGATTCTGGTAGATCCAGTGAAGATTGAAGCTGTTCGAGATTGGCCACAACCTAAAACAacaactgaagttagaagtttcttaGGATTGGCTGGGTACTATAGGAGATTTGTATAA
- the LOC115719557 gene encoding uncharacterized protein LOC115719557 — MESSLGNSEMYGRINNSTRRFGIQIPESNFIRAPLTAFLEHTGIFGGGGSSVSQATRGLVGSRHSLIRNSLQEEDDEDDEYDVVPGDGGEDEEDEVSIRIIGATENQHELPTVDGANVVLRSGNDNAGPSSGSEDSEGNAESGAGAGATSNSRDSSPYQRYDIQHFARWFEQILPFTLLLLLVFIRQHYQGFSITIWIAAVMFKSNDIVRKQTALKGERKIPILVCISSVFMLHVICFYWWYRKDDLLYPLALIPPKVVPPFWHAVFIIMINDIMVRQAAMALKCMLLVFFRDSRGRDYRKQGQMLTLVEYLLLLYRALLPTPVWYRFFLNKEYGSFFSSLTTGLYLTFKLTSVVEKVQCFFVALRALSRKEVHYGSYATSEQVSAAGDLCAICQEKMHAPILLRCKHIFCEDCVSEWFERERTCPLCRALVKPAGIKSYGDGATSLYFQLF, encoded by the exons ATGGAGTCATCACTGGGTAATTCAGAAATGTATGGAAGAATTAATAACAGTACGAGGAGATTTGGAATTCAAATTCCTGAGTCGAATTTCATAAGGGCGCCATTGACTGCATTTTTGGAGCATACGGGTATATTTGGAGGTGGAGGGAGCTCTGTTTCTCAGGCAACACGTGGTTTGGTTGGGAGCCGGCACTCTCTGATTCGTAACTCTCTTCAGGAGGAGGACGACGAAGACGACGAATACGATGTCGTTCCGGGGGATGGTGGTGAAGATGAGGAAGATGAGGTTTCTATTAGGATCATTGGAGCAACCGAGAATCAGCATGAACTTCCCACCGTTGATGGAGCTAATGTCGTTTTACGCAGTGGAAACGACAATGCAGGACCCAGTTCAGGGAGCGAAGATAGCGAGGGCAACGCCGAGTCTGGAGCTGGAGCTGGAGCCACGAGTAATAGCAGAGACTCTTCTCCTTATCAGAGATATGATATTCAACACTTTGCTAGGTGGTTTGAGCAGATTCTCCCTTTTACTTTGCTACTTCTTCTTGTCTTCATTAGACAACATTATCAAG GTTTTTCAATTACTATTTGGATTGCCGCAGTTATGTTCAAATCGAATGATATTGTGCGAAAACAAACGGCTCTAAAG gGGGAGAGAAAGATTCCTATTCTTGTGTGCATAAGTTCAGTGTTCATGCTTCATGTGATCTGTTTTTACTGGTGGTACCGAAAGGATGACCTTCTGTACCCTTTGGCATTAATTCCTCCTAAAGTGGTACCCCCTTTCTGGCATGCCGTATTCATCATCATGATAAATG ATATTATGGTCCGGCAGGCTGCAATGGCCCTGAAATGTATGCTTTTGGTGTTTTTCAGAGATAGTAGAGGTCGTGACTACCGCAAGCAG GGTCAAATGCTAACTCTTGTTGAGTACCTGTTGCTGCTGTACCGAGCATTGTTGCCTACTCCTGTTTGGTACCGATTTTTCTTAAACAAAGAATATGGAAGCTTTTTTTCTTCGCTAACTACCGGATTATATTTAACCTTCAAGCTCACATCGGTTGTGGAGAAG GTTCAGTGCTTTTTTGTCGCATTGAGAGCCCTATCCCGTAAGGAAGTGCACTACGGATCATATGCTACATCCGAACAG GTGAGCGCTGCGGGAGATCTCTGTGCAATTTGCCAGGAGAAGATGCATGCTCCTATACTTCTTCGTTGTAAACACATATTCTGTGAGGATTGTGTATCAGAATG GTTTGAGCGCGAAAGAACTTGTCCATTATGCAGAGCCTTGGTGAAACCAGCGGGAATCAAATCGTACGGGGATGGAGCAACTAGTTTGTACTTCCAGCTATTTTAA
- the LOC133034350 gene encoding uncharacterized protein LOC133034350, whose amino-acid sequence MALKLDMSKTYDGMEWGYLRTVLLRMGFDGRWVNLIMHCVESVSYTFVHAGRKMGPVLPTRGIRQGDLISPLHLFILCAEDFFALLKKYEVDGKIHGCKVARRAPMISHMLFDDDSYVFCRANTWEADSIMELLHLYELASGQIVNIEKSSIFFSSNIETTMRIRYVGKKRIYEADDNTSFAVQSALVKCMMSESTLWCYLHLYRKQGWRILTNELSLIGKVFKARYYPNGLFLDANLGNSPSFVWRSVYEAQAIIRVGARKTVGDGSTVSILHDPWLPCPIDPYVHSNYPGLKDKNVHSLFCLDKLERNDLFTVKSAYRFLENLKGDWFEDDTSSFWALSTRINLQALEEAAMVAWGIWKAYNETTPVANQINFNVDRALFNDVSRFGMGCLT is encoded by the exons ATGGCTCTAAAACTCGATATGAGCAAGACTTATGATGGAATGGAGTGGGGTTATCTTAGGACGGTGTTATTACGTATGGGCTTTGATGGAAGATGGGTAAATCTAATTATGCACTGTGTGGAATCGGTATCTTATACTTTTGTCCATGCTGGTCGTAAAATGGGTCCAGTTCTTCCTACTCGTGGCATTCGTCAAGGGGATCTTATATCTCCTCTGCATCTCTTCATTCTTTGTGCTGAGGATTTTTTTGCCCTTTTGAAGAAATATGAGGTTGATGGCAAGATTCATGGTTGCAAAGTGGCTCGAAGGGCTCCTATGATTTCCCATATGCTATTTGATGATGATAGTTATGTTTTTTGTAGAGCCAATACTTGGGAAGCTGATTCTATTATGGAGTTACTACATCTTTATGAGCTTGCTTCGGGTCAAATAGTGAATATTGAGAAATCCTCTATTTTCTTCAGTTCAAATATTGAAACTACAATGAGGATTCGATATGTGGGAAAAAAAAGGATTTATGAAGCCGATGATAACACATCCT ttGCGGTACAAAGTGCATTGGTAAAGTGTATGATGTCTGAAAGTACACTGTGGTGTTACCTGCACTTGTAcaggaag CAAGGGTGGCGAATTCTTACAAATGAATTGTCATTGATTGGAAAGGTGTTTAAGGCTCGTTATTACCCAAATGGGTTGTTTCTGGATGCCAATTTGGGTAATAGCCCGAGCTTTGTATGGCGTAGTGTGTATGAGGCTCAGGCTATTATTCGGGTTGGTGCTCGAAAGACTGTGGGTGATGGCTCCACAGTGTCGATTCTACATGATCCCTGGTTACCTTGCCCTATAGACCCGTATGTCCATTCGAACTACCCTGGTTTGAAAGACAAAAATGTTCACAGTCTCTTTTGTTTGGAC AAACTTGAAAGAAACGACTTATTTACTGTGAAAAGTGCGTACCGATTTTTGGAAAATCTCAAAGGAGATTGGTTTGAAGATGATACTTCAAGTTTTTGG GCTCTATCGACAAGGATCAATCTTCAAGCATTGGAGGAAGCGGCAATGGTCGCATGGGGTATTTGGAAGGCCTATAACGAG ACTACACCAGTTGCTAATCAGATCAATTTCAATGTTGACAGGGCTCTGTTTAATGATGTTAGCCGTTTTGGGATGGGTTGCTTGACCTGA